The following proteins come from a genomic window of Oricola thermophila:
- the paaA gene encoding 1,2-phenylacetyl-CoA epoxidase subunit PaaA: MYSQGLIGAQTETGEDEAFLERFQARIDAEEKIEPTDDMPEGYRRTLIRQIGQHAHSEIVGMLPEGNWITRAPTLKRKAALLAKVQDEGGHGLYLYSAAETLGVSREQMTEELLAGKAKYSSIFNYPTLTWADIGAIGWLVDGAAIMNQIPLCRCSYGPYSRAMIRVCKEESFHQRQGYEIMMTLARGSSEQKEMAQDALNRWWWPSLMMFGPHDTDSVHGDQSMRWKIKRFSNDELRQRFVNATVPQAEFIGLEIPDPDLKWNEEKQGYDFGPIDWDEFWRVVRGNGPMNRERIAARRKAHEEGAWVREAANAHAAKRKARAEASRIAAE, from the coding sequence ATGTACAGCCAGGGATTGATCGGGGCGCAAACTGAGACCGGGGAGGACGAGGCGTTTCTGGAGCGGTTTCAGGCCCGTATCGATGCCGAGGAAAAGATCGAGCCGACCGATGATATGCCGGAAGGCTACCGTCGTACGTTGATCCGTCAGATTGGCCAGCATGCCCATTCGGAGATCGTCGGCATGCTGCCGGAAGGCAACTGGATCACGCGCGCGCCGACGCTGAAACGCAAGGCCGCTCTTCTTGCCAAGGTCCAGGACGAGGGTGGCCACGGCCTTTATCTCTATTCCGCGGCCGAGACGCTTGGTGTCAGCCGCGAGCAGATGACTGAGGAATTGCTGGCAGGAAAGGCGAAATATTCCTCCATCTTCAACTATCCGACGCTGACCTGGGCCGATATCGGCGCCATTGGCTGGCTGGTCGATGGCGCGGCGATCATGAACCAGATACCGCTTTGCCGGTGCTCCTACGGACCCTATTCGCGGGCGATGATCCGCGTCTGCAAGGAGGAGAGCTTCCACCAGCGGCAGGGCTACGAAATCATGATGACGCTGGCGCGCGGTTCCAGCGAGCAGAAGGAGATGGCGCAGGATGCGCTGAACCGCTGGTGGTGGCCGTCACTGATGATGTTCGGCCCTCACGATACCGACAGCGTGCATGGCGACCAGTCGATGAGGTGGAAGATCAAGCGCTTCTCCAACGACGAGCTGCGCCAGCGCTTTGTCAATGCCACCGTGCCGCAGGCCGAGTTCATCGGTCTGGAGATTCCGGACCCCGACCTGAAGTGGAACGAGGAAAAGCAGGGATACGATTTCGGTCCGATCGACTGGGACGAGTTCTGGCGCGTCGTCCGGGGTAATGGCCCGATGAACCGGGAACGCATCGCCGCGCGTCGCAAGGCACACGAGGAGGGGGCCTGGGTGCGCGAGGCGGCCAACGCCCATGCGGCCAAGCGAAAGGCGCGCGCCGAAGCCAGCAGGATTGCAGCGGAGTAA
- the paaG gene encoding 2-(1,2-epoxy-1,2-dihydrophenyl)acetyl-CoA isomerase PaaG: MSDTILIERNEGWVEITLNRPDRRNALNEEMHLALRAAIGDAAADETCRAILLTGNGKGFCAGQDLGDRDPRKMTGAPDLSETLNRFYNPLIRMIRNAPKPVVCAVNGVAAGAGANIALACDIVLAAESAAFIQAFAKIGLIPDAGGSWMLTRLLGEARAKALALTGEPLPASRAADWGLIWKALPDGELMAEARAMAASFAAGPTVGYALTKELIHAASANALDDHLEMEAEYQGRAGRTPDYAEGVIAFFDKRAPKFTGKG, from the coding sequence GTGAGCGACACAATCCTGATCGAGCGCAACGAAGGCTGGGTGGAGATCACCCTCAACCGGCCCGACCGGCGCAATGCTCTCAACGAGGAAATGCACCTTGCCCTGCGCGCTGCCATCGGGGACGCGGCAGCCGACGAGACCTGCCGCGCGATCCTGCTGACGGGCAACGGCAAGGGCTTTTGTGCCGGCCAGGATCTCGGAGATCGCGATCCGCGCAAGATGACGGGCGCTCCCGACCTCTCCGAGACGCTCAACCGCTTCTACAATCCGCTGATACGCATGATCCGCAATGCGCCGAAGCCCGTCGTCTGCGCCGTCAACGGCGTCGCCGCCGGCGCCGGCGCGAACATTGCACTCGCCTGCGATATCGTACTGGCCGCCGAGTCCGCCGCCTTCATCCAGGCTTTTGCGAAGATCGGCCTGATCCCGGATGCCGGCGGCTCCTGGATGCTGACGCGGCTTCTCGGGGAAGCGCGCGCCAAGGCGCTCGCGCTGACCGGGGAGCCCCTGCCGGCCTCCAGGGCCGCCGACTGGGGGCTGATATGGAAGGCGCTGCCCGATGGCGAGCTGATGGCGGAAGCCCGCGCAATGGCCGCGAGCTTCGCCGCGGGGCCGACCGTCGGCTACGCCCTCACCAAGGAACTGATCCACGCGGCATCCGCCAATGCGCTCGATGACCACCTGGAGATGGAGGCCGAGTACCAGGGCCGCGCCGGCCGCACGCCGGACTATGCGGAAGGCGTCATCGCCTTCTTCGACAAGCGCGCCCCGAAATTCACCGGAAAGGGCTGA
- a CDS encoding bifunctional diguanylate cyclase/phosphodiesterase, with translation MDQQNRAVHHQSSRSHVAEQLGIVRARLEGSVNANIQLIRGLVAVIATQPDMDQERFSEIASGLLGDHSQLRNIAAAPGMVISMMYPLEGNEKAIGLDYRKNELQREAALRAVETGDMVLAGPVELLQGGQGFIGRFPVFLEVPGNSRELWGLVSAVVDAPRLYADSGLLADDLQIDIAISGKDARLADRTAFFGKAEVFDSQPVQLQVSLPSGSWRIAAIPRGGWNDTPENVWQVRGIILMASILVILPISVAGYLFDQRKAHVRELRLRQNQMQRLSQRLKLALDTSRIGVWEFNLDTRELSWDARMRELYGIDDDADNVDFDVWTDAIHPDDREQAQEAFRHAIETRGTFNSDFRIRTEDGTTRWIRAIGAVHNDVGRQNYIVGVNWDVSADFELKMRLMSANRSTELRNRELEDARSQMEHNSLHDSLTGLPNRRFLDQRLMAGGNEPKPAALLHIDLDRFKQINDTLGHAAGDAMLVHAASILKANTRDTDFVARVGGDEFVIATVAPTDEARLSSLASRIIEEMRQPVAYQDHTCRFGVSIGIAVADTSVSGYGKRLLVDADIALYRAKSNGRNRFEFFSSSLKAEIVRNKRVADDILGGLEGREFVPWFQPQFDAATLEIVGVEALARWEHPKEGILAPDAFMRIADELNVVALIDRTILEQALWASTRWKAAGLSIPKMSVNVSAGRLHDADLMSTLDGLSIEPGTVSFELLESIFLDDENKTIAGNFEQLRARGIDIEIDDFGTGYASIVSLVHLQPKRLKIDRQLITPIIHSDRQRRLVASIIDIGRSLGINIVAEGVETMRHAEILRDLGCDALQGYAFAAPMSSGSLIEFVREERWRQVA, from the coding sequence GTGGATCAGCAGAATCGCGCGGTGCATCACCAGAGTTCCCGCTCTCATGTCGCCGAACAGCTTGGCATCGTTCGCGCCCGGCTTGAGGGAAGCGTCAATGCCAACATTCAGCTGATACGGGGGCTGGTGGCTGTCATTGCCACGCAACCGGACATGGACCAGGAACGATTCAGCGAAATTGCCAGCGGCCTGCTGGGCGATCACTCCCAGTTGCGCAATATCGCCGCAGCGCCGGGGATGGTGATCAGCATGATGTATCCTCTCGAAGGCAACGAAAAGGCGATAGGCCTCGACTATCGCAAGAACGAATTGCAGCGAGAAGCTGCGCTGCGCGCCGTCGAAACCGGTGACATGGTGCTGGCGGGGCCGGTGGAGCTGCTGCAGGGCGGGCAGGGGTTCATCGGCCGGTTTCCCGTCTTTCTGGAGGTTCCGGGGAACTCCCGAGAACTTTGGGGTCTCGTTTCCGCTGTCGTCGATGCTCCGAGGCTTTATGCGGACAGCGGACTCCTTGCGGACGATCTCCAGATCGACATAGCCATTTCCGGCAAGGATGCCCGGCTCGCGGACAGAACGGCATTCTTCGGAAAAGCGGAGGTTTTCGACAGCCAGCCCGTGCAGTTGCAGGTCTCCCTTCCGAGCGGCAGTTGGCGGATTGCCGCCATCCCGCGGGGTGGCTGGAACGACACGCCGGAAAATGTCTGGCAGGTGCGAGGCATTATCCTGATGGCGAGCATTCTTGTCATCCTTCCGATTTCCGTTGCGGGCTATCTATTCGACCAGCGGAAGGCGCATGTACGCGAACTGAGGTTGCGCCAAAACCAGATGCAGCGCCTGTCCCAGCGGCTCAAGTTGGCCCTCGATACATCCAGGATCGGGGTATGGGAATTCAACCTCGATACGCGGGAATTGAGCTGGGACGCGAGAATGCGGGAGTTGTACGGAATCGACGACGATGCGGACAATGTAGACTTTGATGTCTGGACCGATGCGATCCATCCCGATGACCGGGAACAGGCGCAGGAAGCATTCCGGCATGCCATCGAAACGAGGGGAACCTTCAATTCCGATTTCCGTATTCGGACCGAGGACGGGACGACGCGCTGGATCCGCGCGATAGGCGCCGTGCACAATGATGTCGGTCGGCAAAACTATATAGTCGGTGTCAACTGGGACGTGTCGGCCGATTTCGAACTGAAGATGCGGCTCATGTCCGCGAACCGAAGCACCGAGCTGCGGAATCGCGAACTTGAAGATGCCCGTTCGCAGATGGAGCACAATTCGCTTCACGACAGTCTGACAGGTCTGCCCAACCGGCGATTTCTCGATCAGCGCCTGATGGCAGGCGGAAATGAACCGAAGCCGGCAGCGTTGCTTCATATCGACCTCGACCGGTTCAAGCAGATCAACGATACGTTGGGCCATGCGGCCGGCGACGCCATGCTCGTTCACGCGGCCTCCATTCTGAAGGCGAACACACGCGACACTGATTTTGTCGCACGGGTCGGCGGGGACGAATTCGTCATTGCGACCGTTGCTCCGACCGATGAAGCGCGCCTGTCCTCGCTGGCGAGTCGCATCATCGAAGAAATGCGCCAGCCGGTGGCCTATCAGGACCACACGTGCAGATTTGGTGTCAGTATCGGAATTGCCGTCGCCGACACCAGTGTGAGCGGATATGGCAAGAGACTTCTGGTGGATGCAGACATCGCGCTCTACCGGGCAAAGAGCAACGGCCGCAACCGGTTCGAGTTCTTCTCTTCATCGCTCAAGGCCGAAATCGTGCGCAACAAGCGCGTTGCAGACGACATCCTGGGCGGTCTCGAGGGAAGGGAATTCGTGCCCTGGTTCCAACCCCAGTTCGATGCGGCGACGCTCGAGATCGTCGGCGTGGAGGCGTTGGCGCGGTGGGAGCATCCCAAGGAAGGAATTCTCGCACCGGACGCGTTCATGCGGATTGCTGACGAGCTCAATGTCGTCGCGCTGATCGATCGGACGATTCTTGAGCAGGCATTGTGGGCGTCGACGCGTTGGAAGGCGGCCGGGCTCTCGATCCCGAAAATGTCCGTCAACGTGTCCGCGGGCCGCCTGCATGATGCGGACCTGATGAGCACGCTGGACGGGCTTTCCATCGAACCGGGAACGGTTTCTTTCGAATTGCTGGAATCCATATTCCTCGATGACGAGAACAAGACGATCGCCGGCAATTTCGAGCAGCTGAGAGCGAGGGGAATCGATATCGAGATCGATGACTTCGGTACCGGTTACGCCTCGATCGTCAGCCTTGTTCATCTTCAACCCAAGCGGCTGAAGATCGACCGGCAATTGATAACGCCGATCATCCACTCCGACCGCCAGCGCCGCCTCGTCGCATCCATCATCGATATCGGGCGGTCGCTCGGGATCAATATCGTAGCCGAGGGTGTGGAGACGATGCGGCATGCCGAAATTCTCCGCGATCTCGGCTGCGATGCCCTTCAGGGATATGCCTTCGCGGCACCAATGTCGTCAGGAAGCCTGATCGAGTTCGTCCGCGAGGAACGCTGGCGGCAGGTGGCGTGA
- a CDS encoding PaaX family transcriptional regulator: MDVDIEKWDSIIAGLQGKQRLRVWSVIITVFGDAIVPRGGSIPLKSLQEILGRLGIEAGAVRTALSRLASEGWVIRERRGRLSHYSLDKRGRSAFDEATQLIYAPGPPEWDGRWSVAVPTAGNGDAGAELEAIGFVSRGGTWIRPEVKGAKPLPERLEHYLVIHDQPGIAPVDAHSFWSLDAVRAAIESFRRSLEPLAAALDGDCEPAPLDAIALRTLLIHEWRRIILRSPALPAELLPSSWPCGDARATLKAIYGKLIGPSEAWLTEQGLPPLDDPDAFAARFGGNQSSR; the protein is encoded by the coding sequence ATGGACGTCGACATTGAAAAGTGGGATTCGATCATCGCCGGGCTGCAGGGAAAGCAGCGCCTGCGGGTGTGGTCGGTGATCATCACCGTGTTCGGCGATGCCATTGTGCCGCGCGGCGGATCGATCCCGCTGAAGTCGTTGCAGGAAATCCTGGGCCGGCTCGGCATCGAGGCGGGAGCAGTGAGAACCGCGCTGTCGCGGCTGGCGTCCGAAGGATGGGTGATACGCGAGCGCCGCGGCCGGCTCAGCCACTACAGCCTCGACAAGCGGGGGCGGAGCGCCTTCGACGAGGCTACGCAACTGATCTATGCGCCGGGACCGCCGGAATGGGACGGGCGCTGGAGCGTCGCGGTTCCGACGGCGGGCAACGGCGATGCGGGTGCCGAACTCGAAGCGATAGGCTTCGTTTCGCGCGGCGGCACATGGATCAGGCCGGAGGTCAAGGGCGCCAAGCCGTTGCCCGAGCGCCTGGAGCACTACCTCGTTATCCATGATCAACCCGGCATCGCGCCCGTCGATGCGCATAGCTTCTGGTCGCTTGACGCGGTAAGGGCCGCCATCGAGAGCTTTCGCCGGTCGCTCGAACCGCTGGCAGCGGCACTCGATGGTGATTGCGAGCCGGCGCCGCTGGATGCGATCGCGCTGCGAACACTTCTGATCCACGAATGGCGGCGCATTATCTTGCGCTCGCCGGCCCTGCCTGCGGAGCTGTTGCCCTCATCCTGGCCCTGCGGCGACGCTAGGGCGACGCTCAAGGCAATCTACGGCAAGCTCATAGGGCCTAGCGAAGCATGGCTGACCGAGCAGGGCTTGCCTCCGCTCGACGACCCGGACGCCTTTGCCGCCCGGTTCGGAGGCAATCAGTCTTCCAGGTAG
- a CDS encoding PaaI family thioesterase: MSFGVKEAEETLASAFAPWVVALGLKPLQFGPDSGRFVLPENKGLVHVGGVICGQASAAAADTCAVVTLAAVNGRFRFCTTVDLSVKFMRPLPPGDAEVRVKVLSNGRRMAYASVEIVPAGSEKIAVTAMLTFAYLED; encoded by the coding sequence ATGTCGTTCGGAGTGAAGGAAGCGGAGGAGACACTCGCATCGGCATTCGCGCCATGGGTGGTCGCGCTGGGGTTGAAGCCGCTGCAATTCGGGCCGGATAGCGGCCGTTTCGTCCTGCCGGAGAACAAGGGGCTCGTGCATGTCGGCGGCGTGATCTGCGGCCAGGCAAGCGCTGCCGCTGCCGATACCTGCGCGGTGGTAACATTGGCAGCCGTCAACGGGCGGTTCCGCTTCTGCACGACCGTGGATCTGTCGGTGAAATTCATGCGTCCCCTGCCGCCGGGCGATGCAGAGGTACGGGTGAAAGTGCTGTCGAACGGCAGGCGGATGGCCTATGCGAGCGTCGAGATCGTCCCCGCGGGGAGCGAAAAGATCGCGGTGACAGCGATGCTGACCTTCGCCTACCTGGAAGACTGA
- the paaC gene encoding 1,2-phenylacetyl-CoA epoxidase subunit PaaC — protein sequence MKEELFELLLRLADDHLVLGHRISEWCGHAPTLEEDLALPNIALDLIGQARSLYTYAGEIEGKGRDEDHLAYLRLEREYRNLLLVERPNGDFAHTILRQLYFSVFMQAWWREAVASTDETLAAIAAKAVKESVYHVRHAAEWTIRLGDGTEESARRMAAAVDALYRYTGELFETDQVTDSLAAAGVAPDPASLKDEWDRTIAEIFAEARLELPDPRTWQQTGGRKGFHGEEMGYLLAELQYVQRAYPGLTW from the coding sequence ATGAAGGAGGAGCTTTTCGAACTGCTGCTGCGGCTCGCCGACGACCACTTGGTGCTCGGCCATCGCATCTCGGAATGGTGCGGACACGCACCGACGCTGGAGGAGGATCTCGCGCTACCCAACATTGCCCTCGACCTGATCGGACAGGCGCGCTCGCTCTATACCTATGCAGGCGAGATCGAAGGCAAGGGGCGCGACGAGGATCATCTGGCCTATCTCCGTCTTGAGCGCGAATATCGCAACCTGCTGCTGGTGGAACGGCCGAACGGCGATTTCGCGCATACCATTCTGCGCCAGCTCTATTTCTCGGTCTTCATGCAGGCCTGGTGGCGCGAGGCGGTAGCCTCGACGGACGAGACGCTGGCTGCCATTGCCGCGAAGGCCGTCAAGGAATCCGTCTATCACGTGCGTCACGCTGCCGAATGGACGATCCGTCTCGGCGACGGCACCGAGGAGAGCGCCCGCCGAATGGCTGCCGCGGTGGATGCGCTCTACCGCTATACGGGCGAGTTGTTCGAGACCGACCAAGTCACCGACAGCCTGGCAGCCGCTGGCGTTGCGCCGGATCCTGCCTCGCTGAAGGACGAATGGGATCGCACCATCGCCGAGATCTTCGCCGAGGCACGGCTTGAACTGCCGGATCCCCGAACTTGGCAGCAGACGGGTGGCCGCAAGGGCTTCCACGGCGAGGAGATGGGGTACCTTCTTGCCGAACTGCAGTATGTGCAGCGTGCCTATCCGGGGCTGACATGGTAG
- the paaB gene encoding 1,2-phenylacetyl-CoA epoxidase subunit PaaB: MSKETTPLWEVFIRPRNGLAHRHCGSLHAADAEMALQAARDVYTRRGEGTSIWVVPSAQITASDPKDKDALFEPTAEKIYRHPTFYDIPDEVGHM; this comes from the coding sequence ATGAGCAAGGAAACCACGCCCCTTTGGGAAGTATTCATCCGGCCGCGCAACGGCCTTGCCCACCGCCATTGCGGTTCGCTGCACGCGGCGGATGCTGAGATGGCGTTGCAGGCGGCGCGCGACGTCTATACGCGGCGCGGCGAGGGCACATCGATCTGGGTCGTGCCGTCGGCACAGATCACCGCTTCCGATCCCAAGGACAAGGACGCGCTGTTCGAACCGACCGCCGAGAAGATCTACCGTCATCCGACCTTCTACGACATCCCCGACGAAGTCGGGCACATGTAG
- the paaZ gene encoding phenylacetic acid degradation bifunctional protein PaaZ translates to MTAMKLESYAAGQWIGPGPDARAIASAVTGEEVAIAGSALDFQAMLDHARFTGGPNLRAMTFHDRARMLKALAIHLGERKDRLYELSLHAGCTKADSWIDIDGGIGTLFVFASKGRRELPDAHVYVDGGIEQLSRNGTFLGQHILTPLQGAAVHINAFNFPVWGMLEKLAPTLLAGVPAIVKPATATSYVAEACFRMMVESGILPEGAVQFIAGGTGDLLDRLTPQDVVSFTGSAATALMLRSSPHILQNSIRFIAEQDSLNASILGPDAGPGTPEFDLFVKEVVREMTVKAGQKCTAIRRIIVPRAVEGDVIEALKAKLSRTVVGDPSAEGVRMGPLASLAQRRDVLEKVAVIGQEAECVHGDPDAFSVEGADAKKGAFVPPMLFRCPDPVGAASIHSTEAFGPVSTVMAYDALDEAVALANRGGGSLVMSLITHDPDVARDVARGAGAWHGRIYINDRDSMGESTGHGSPLPHLTHGGPGRAGGGEEMGGVRGVFHYMQRTSVQGSPNMLGAVAGTFVPGSKTFETDRHPFTKPFEELQLGETLHTKPRTVTLEDIEHFAHFTGDTFYAHMDEDAAAANPFFPGRVAHGYLLLSFAAGLFVEPSPGPVLANVGLDGLKFMKPVSPGDSIAVALTVKRKTRRTDTYGEVRWHVVLTNQDGETVAEYELHTMNAYAGAS, encoded by the coding sequence ATGACCGCCATGAAGCTGGAGAGCTATGCCGCCGGACAATGGATCGGGCCGGGGCCGGATGCACGGGCGATCGCGTCGGCCGTCACGGGCGAGGAGGTCGCGATCGCGGGATCAGCGCTCGATTTCCAGGCGATGCTCGACCATGCCCGATTTACCGGAGGTCCAAACCTGCGGGCGATGACGTTTCATGATCGCGCCCGCATGCTCAAGGCGCTGGCGATCCACCTCGGAGAGCGCAAGGACAGGCTCTACGAACTGTCGCTGCATGCCGGTTGCACCAAGGCCGACAGCTGGATCGACATAGATGGCGGTATCGGCACGCTATTCGTCTTCGCGTCGAAGGGCAGGCGCGAACTGCCGGATGCGCATGTCTACGTTGACGGCGGGATCGAACAGCTGTCGCGCAACGGCACCTTTCTCGGTCAGCATATCCTGACGCCGCTGCAGGGGGCGGCGGTCCATATCAATGCCTTCAACTTCCCGGTCTGGGGCATGCTGGAGAAACTGGCGCCGACGCTGCTTGCCGGCGTGCCGGCGATCGTCAAGCCGGCGACCGCGACCAGCTATGTGGCGGAAGCCTGTTTCCGCATGATGGTGGAAAGCGGCATCCTGCCCGAAGGCGCCGTGCAGTTCATTGCCGGCGGCACCGGTGACCTGCTCGACCGGCTGACGCCGCAGGATGTGGTTTCGTTCACCGGATCCGCCGCTACGGCGCTGATGTTGCGATCCAGTCCGCACATATTGCAGAACTCGATCCGGTTCATCGCCGAACAGGACAGCCTGAACGCCTCCATATTGGGGCCGGACGCCGGGCCGGGTACGCCGGAATTCGATCTGTTCGTCAAGGAAGTGGTCAGGGAGATGACGGTGAAGGCCGGGCAGAAATGCACGGCAATCCGGCGCATAATCGTACCCCGGGCAGTCGAGGGTGATGTCATAGAGGCGCTGAAGGCGAAGCTCTCGCGGACGGTTGTCGGCGATCCTTCCGCCGAGGGGGTGCGCATGGGGCCGCTGGCCTCGCTCGCGCAGCGGCGGGACGTGCTCGAGAAGGTGGCCGTTATCGGCCAGGAGGCGGAATGCGTCCATGGCGATCCCGACGCGTTTTCCGTCGAAGGGGCGGACGCGAAAAAGGGTGCATTTGTCCCGCCAATGCTGTTCCGCTGCCCCGACCCGGTTGGCGCCGCCAGCATTCACAGCACCGAGGCATTCGGGCCGGTTTCGACGGTCATGGCCTATGACGCTCTCGACGAGGCAGTCGCCCTTGCCAATCGCGGCGGTGGAAGCCTCGTCATGTCACTGATAACGCACGATCCGGACGTGGCGCGCGACGTGGCACGCGGGGCAGGGGCTTGGCATGGTCGCATCTACATCAACGACCGCGATTCCATGGGCGAATCGACCGGTCACGGTTCGCCGCTGCCGCACCTGACCCATGGCGGACCGGGCAGGGCAGGCGGCGGCGAGGAAATGGGCGGTGTCCGCGGCGTGTTCCACTACATGCAGCGTACCTCGGTGCAGGGAAGCCCTAACATGCTTGGCGCGGTGGCGGGCACATTCGTTCCCGGATCGAAGACCTTCGAGACCGACCGCCATCCGTTCACCAAGCCGTTCGAGGAACTGCAGCTCGGCGAGACGCTGCACACGAAACCGCGGACCGTCACGCTGGAGGACATCGAGCACTTCGCCCATTTCACCGGCGACACTTTCTACGCCCACATGGACGAGGACGCGGCAGCCGCGAACCCGTTCTTCCCGGGTCGCGTTGCGCATGGCTATCTGCTTCTGTCGTTTGCCGCGGGGCTTTTCGTCGAGCCGTCGCCCGGCCCGGTGCTGGCCAATGTCGGCCTCGACGGGTTGAAGTTCATGAAACCGGTGTCGCCGGGAGACTCGATTGCCGTGGCACTGACCGTCAAGCGAAAAACGAGACGAACCGACACCTATGGCGAGGTTCGCTGGCATGTCGTTCTGACCAATCAGGACGGGGAGACGGTCGCCGAATACGAGCTGCATACAATGAACGCCTACGCCGGGGCGAGCTGA
- the minE gene encoding cell division topological specificity factor MinE — protein sequence MNIFRLFVKPKTATTARDRLQVLLAHERASVGGNDLVTILRDEILAVISKHVKVDDNKVYVKLERGLQVSTLEVDVQIPFDRTTRRAA from the coding sequence ATGAATATCTTCCGATTGTTCGTTAAGCCGAAGACGGCCACGACCGCGCGCGACCGGTTGCAGGTGCTCCTCGCCCATGAACGAGCATCGGTCGGCGGCAATGACCTCGTGACGATCCTGCGGGATGAGATTCTCGCGGTCATTTCGAAGCACGTGAAAGTCGACGACAACAAGGTCTACGTGAAGCTGGAACGCGGACTGCAGGTCTCGACGCTCGAGGTCGATGTCCAGATTCCATTCGACAGGACGACTCGCCGGGCGGCCTGA
- the paaE gene encoding 1,2-phenylacetyl-CoA epoxidase subunit PaaE has product MSLQFHELSVADITRETPDSVCIAFDVPDDLRNTFCYKPGQHLTLRANIAGEDVRRSYSICSGLNEGRLRVGVKKVDGGVFSAFVNEKLNKGDVIQVLPPQGRFAVEVSESAVHNYLMVAAGSGITPILSMIRSTLECEPSSEVTLVYGNRETGSIMFREELEDLKDRFLDRFRTVHILSRETQDVPLFNGRIDAERLGKLAGAGLIQPAEADGIFICGPGELIDEAAGAIERLGADRKRIHFERFTTDGQPRQASRATREAAERGVTVEVVLDGVSKNFAYDDPSKRVVDAAAAKGIELPYSCAGGMCATCRCKVVEGTAEMDANYSLEPWETEAGYILACQARPTSERLVLDFDAV; this is encoded by the coding sequence ATGTCCTTGCAATTCCATGAACTTTCTGTTGCCGACATTACCCGCGAGACGCCAGATTCGGTCTGTATCGCCTTCGACGTTCCCGATGATCTGCGCAATACGTTCTGCTACAAGCCCGGCCAGCATCTGACATTGCGCGCGAATATTGCGGGCGAGGACGTGCGCCGCTCCTACTCGATCTGCTCGGGTCTCAACGAGGGACGCCTGCGCGTTGGCGTCAAGAAGGTCGATGGCGGCGTTTTCTCGGCGTTCGTGAACGAGAAGTTGAACAAGGGCGACGTCATCCAGGTTCTGCCGCCCCAGGGCCGTTTTGCAGTCGAGGTCAGCGAAAGCGCCGTCCACAACTACCTCATGGTCGCGGCCGGCTCGGGTATCACGCCGATCCTGTCGATGATCCGGTCTACGCTGGAATGCGAGCCATCGAGCGAGGTGACGCTGGTCTACGGCAACCGCGAAACCGGCTCGATCATGTTCCGCGAGGAACTGGAGGACCTGAAGGACCGTTTCCTCGACCGTTTCCGCACGGTGCACATCCTCTCGCGGGAGACGCAGGACGTGCCCCTGTTCAACGGTCGCATAGACGCCGAGCGGTTGGGCAAGCTGGCAGGCGCCGGCCTTATCCAGCCGGCCGAGGCCGACGGCATTTTCATTTGCGGCCCCGGTGAACTGATCGACGAGGCGGCCGGTGCGATCGAACGGCTCGGCGCCGACCGGAAGCGCATCCATTTCGAGCGGTTCACGACCGATGGCCAGCCCCGCCAGGCTTCGAGAGCCACGCGCGAAGCAGCGGAAAGGGGCGTTACGGTCGAAGTCGTGCTCGATGGTGTCTCGAAGAACTTTGCATATGACGATCCGTCAAAGCGGGTGGTCGATGCGGCTGCGGCGAAGGGCATCGAACTTCCGTACTCCTGTGCCGGCGGCATGTGCGCGACATGCCGCTGCAAGGTCGTCGAGGGAACGGCCGAAATGGATGCGAACTATTCCCTTGAACCGTGGGAGACCGAGGCGGGCTATATACTGGCGTGCCAGGCGCGCCCGACTTCGGAAAGGCTTGTACTCGATTTTGACGCCGTGTAA
- the paaD gene encoding 1,2-phenylacetyl-CoA epoxidase subunit PaaD — MVAETVLDHAGMQARAWEAAAAVPDPEVPCVTVADLGILRSVAIDDDGVAVARVTPTYSGCPATLAIELAVETALREAGFDARVERVLSPAWTTDWIGEEAREKLRAYGIAPPAEASGSIRSLFGETQVSCPRCGSSDTSRISEFGSTPCKAHYRCEACLEPFDYFKCI; from the coding sequence ATGGTAGCCGAAACCGTCCTGGATCACGCCGGTATGCAGGCGAGGGCATGGGAGGCGGCGGCGGCGGTTCCCGACCCGGAAGTGCCGTGCGTCACGGTTGCCGATCTCGGCATTCTGCGCTCGGTCGCAATCGACGATGACGGCGTGGCGGTCGCCAGGGTGACGCCGACCTATTCAGGATGTCCGGCAACACTTGCCATCGAGCTGGCGGTCGAGACCGCATTGCGGGAGGCCGGCTTCGATGCGCGTGTAGAGCGTGTTCTGTCGCCGGCCTGGACCACCGACTGGATCGGAGAGGAGGCCCGCGAGAAGCTGCGCGCCTACGGCATTGCGCCGCCGGCGGAAGCATCGGGCTCGATCCGCTCGCTGTTCGGCGAAACGCAAGTGAGCTGTCCGCGGTGCGGATCGTCCGATACCAGCCGCATCTCCGAATTCGGATCGACGCCATGCAAGGCGCATTACCGCTGCGAGGCTTGTCTCGAACCGTTCGACTACTTCAAGTGCATCTGA